One Euphorbia lathyris chromosome 1, ddEupLath1.1, whole genome shotgun sequence DNA segment encodes these proteins:
- the LOC136225663 gene encoding remorin-like, producing the protein MAEDEPKKVESEEAPSEPPPPPPPEPVEPPKDVTEEKSVIPPATEEKPDDESKAIVAVQKDPETAEVKSTEGSVNRDAVLERVETEKRISLIRAWEESEKSKVENKAHRKLSAIVSWENSKKAAIEAELKQIEEKLEKKKAEYAEKMKNKVALIHKAAEEQRAMIEAKRGEDILKAEEIAAKYRATGTAPKKLLGCF; encoded by the exons ATGGCCGAGGACGAACCTAAGAAGGTTGAGTCCGAAGAAGCTCCGTCTGagcctcctcctcctccgcctcctgAACCAGTTGAACCTCCTAAAGATGTCACTGAGGAGAAATCTGTAATTCCACCTGCTACCGAAGAGAAGCCGGACGATGAATCTAAAGCCATCGTTGCTGTTCAAA AGGATCCGGAAACTGCAGAAGTCAAAAGTACGGAGGGTTCGGTGAATCGAG ATGCTGTGCTTGAAAGAGTCGAAACTGAGAAGAGGATATCACTTATCAGAGCATGGGAAGAGAGTGAAAAGAGCAAAGTAGAGAACAA AGCTCACAGAAAACTATCTGCCATTGTGTCATGGGAGAACAGCAAGAAAGCAGCCATAGAGGCTGAGCTCAAGCAAATTGAG GAAAAACTGGAGAAGAAAAAGGCAGAGTATGCAgagaaaatgaaaaacaaaGTGGCACTAATTCACAAGGCAGCAGAAGAGCAAAGAGCAATGATTGAAGCTAAACGCGGAGAAGATATTCTAAAGGCGGAGGAGATTGCTGCCAAGTACCGAGCAACTGGAACTGCTCCAAAGAAGCTCCTTGGATGTTTTTAG